A portion of the Rhodococcus pseudokoreensis genome contains these proteins:
- a CDS encoding enoyl-CoA hydratase has protein sequence MTVPDEGDVVTYDVRDGVAFVTLNRPDYRNAQNSVMTYALDAAFERAVEDDDVKVIVLAGNGKHFSAGHDIGTPGRDHHVHYDNKAVMWWDHVDKPGGDQRYAREMEVYLGMCRRWREIPKPTIAMIQGACIAGGLMLAWVCDLIVASDDAFFSDPVVRMGIPGVEYFAHPWMLGPRFAKEILYTGDRFTAQRAYEVGMVNRVVPREDLETETLAIAGRIAAMPRFGLALTKKAVNQCEDQMGMRNGMDSVFGLHHFAHAHNAEVDSDSLGGMDAKSMAASARNENGAK, from the coding sequence ATGACGGTTCCGGACGAGGGTGACGTCGTCACCTACGACGTGCGCGACGGTGTCGCGTTCGTGACGCTCAACCGCCCCGATTACCGCAACGCCCAGAACTCGGTGATGACGTACGCCCTCGACGCCGCGTTCGAGCGGGCCGTCGAGGACGACGACGTGAAGGTGATCGTCCTCGCGGGCAACGGAAAGCACTTCAGCGCCGGCCACGACATCGGGACGCCGGGCCGCGACCATCACGTCCATTACGACAACAAGGCCGTCATGTGGTGGGACCACGTCGACAAGCCCGGCGGCGACCAGCGCTACGCCCGCGAGATGGAGGTGTACCTGGGGATGTGCCGGCGGTGGCGGGAGATCCCGAAGCCGACGATCGCGATGATCCAGGGCGCCTGCATCGCCGGCGGTCTGATGCTGGCGTGGGTGTGCGACCTGATCGTCGCGTCCGACGACGCCTTCTTCTCCGATCCGGTCGTACGTATGGGCATCCCCGGGGTCGAGTACTTCGCGCACCCGTGGATGCTGGGGCCGCGGTTCGCGAAGGAAATCCTCTACACCGGTGACCGATTCACCGCGCAGCGCGCGTACGAGGTGGGGATGGTCAACCGCGTCGTGCCGCGCGAGGATCTGGAGACGGAGACCCTGGCGATCGCCGGCCGCATCGCCGCGATGCCCCGGTTCGGTCTCGCGCTCACCAAGAAGGCCGTCAACCAGTGCGAAGACCAGATGGGCATGCGTAACGGCATGGATTCGGTGTTCGGACTGCATCACTTCGCGCACGCACACAACGCCGAGGTCGACTCGGATTCCCTCGGCGGCATGGACGCCAAGTCGATGGCGGCGAGCGCCCGCAACGAGAACGGGGCCAAGTAA
- a CDS encoding acyl-CoA dehydrogenase family protein: MDLEYDDATLAFRDEVRAFLKANVPAEPLPSMDTAEGFEAHRRWERTLADARLSVVSWPEELGGRDASLLEWVVFEEEYYRSGAPGRVSQNGIFLLAPTLFEHANPEQLARIMPRMARADDIWAQAWSEPESGSDLASLRSTARRADGGWVLNGQKTWSSRASFADWGFGLFRSDPEAQRHKGITYFMFDLRSQGVTVRPIDQLDGEPGFAEIFLEDVFVPDDPAHPGESGVIGGVNEGWRVAMSTASNERGLSLRSPGRFLATVDRLVALFRDSGRTDDTALRDRVADAWIGARAYQLSTFGTVTRLADGGQLGAESSINKVFWSEWDITTHETALELQGPSAELADNWMDGYLFSLSGPIYAGTNEIQKNVIAERLLGLPKADR; this comes from the coding sequence GTGGATCTGGAGTACGACGACGCCACCCTCGCCTTCCGCGACGAGGTCCGGGCGTTCCTGAAGGCTAACGTCCCCGCCGAACCGCTGCCGTCGATGGACACGGCGGAGGGGTTCGAGGCGCACCGCCGGTGGGAACGCACCCTCGCCGACGCCCGGCTGTCCGTGGTGTCGTGGCCGGAGGAACTCGGCGGCCGGGACGCGTCCCTGCTGGAATGGGTCGTGTTCGAGGAGGAGTACTACCGCTCCGGTGCGCCTGGACGCGTCAGCCAGAACGGCATCTTCCTGCTCGCACCCACCCTGTTCGAGCACGCCAACCCCGAGCAGTTGGCCCGGATCATGCCGCGCATGGCCCGCGCCGACGACATCTGGGCGCAGGCGTGGTCGGAACCCGAGTCGGGCAGCGATCTCGCGTCGCTCCGCTCCACCGCCCGCCGTGCGGACGGCGGCTGGGTGCTGAACGGGCAGAAGACGTGGAGTTCCCGTGCGAGTTTCGCGGACTGGGGTTTCGGGCTGTTCCGGTCCGACCCGGAAGCGCAGCGCCACAAGGGCATCACGTATTTCATGTTCGACCTGCGGTCGCAGGGTGTCACCGTCCGCCCGATCGATCAGCTCGACGGCGAACCCGGTTTCGCGGAGATCTTCCTCGAGGACGTCTTCGTGCCGGACGACCCCGCGCACCCCGGCGAATCGGGCGTGATCGGCGGCGTGAACGAGGGCTGGCGGGTCGCGATGAGCACGGCGTCGAACGAACGCGGGCTGTCGCTGCGCAGCCCCGGCCGGTTCCTCGCCACGGTGGACCGCCTCGTCGCGCTGTTCCGGGACAGCGGCCGCACCGACGACACCGCACTGCGCGACCGCGTCGCCGACGCCTGGATCGGTGCCCGCGCCTACCAGCTCAGCACGTTCGGGACCGTCACCCGGCTCGCCGACGGCGGCCAACTCGGGGCCGAGTCGTCGATCAACAAGGTGTTCTGGTCGGAGTGGGACATCACCACCCACGAGACCGCCCTCGAGCTGCAGGGCCCGTCGGCGGAGCTCGCCGACAACTGGATGGACGGCTACCTGTTCTCCCTCTCCGGTCCGATCTACGCCGGCACCAACGAGATTCAGAAGAACGTGATCGCCGAGCGGCTGCTCGGCCTACCGAAGGCAGACCGATGA
- a CDS encoding acyl-CoA dehydrogenase family protein has protein sequence MRFTLDSSRTDFASSIDALLSKADLPAVIRSWNTGDTGPGLKVWQRLAETGVNGLLVSEEHDGLGADAVDLVVAVEQLGRHAVPGPVAETLAVAPALLAQVSPDRLAALASGSLTTVAAAPHVPFAVDADSADLVLLVDGATVSIGAPGDVQRSVDQSRRLFPLTAGDALGDVDFTPAFDLGALATAAQLQGLGQTLLEVTTDYAKQRKQFGKVIGQFQAIKHHLAEVAVGLEMSRPLLHGAALAVRDGSADASRDVSAAKVACGDAAYRAARVALQVHGAIGYTQEHDLSLWLTKVRALVTAWGTPAFHRGRVVDSLVEAS, from the coding sequence ATGAGATTCACACTCGACTCCTCCCGGACGGACTTCGCGTCGAGTATCGACGCGCTGCTGTCGAAGGCCGACCTGCCTGCGGTGATCCGGTCGTGGAACACCGGCGACACCGGCCCCGGCCTGAAGGTGTGGCAGCGCCTCGCCGAGACGGGGGTGAACGGACTGCTGGTGTCCGAGGAACACGACGGTCTCGGCGCCGACGCCGTCGACCTCGTGGTGGCCGTCGAACAACTCGGACGCCATGCGGTCCCCGGACCGGTGGCCGAGACCCTCGCCGTCGCACCGGCCCTGCTCGCGCAGGTGTCCCCGGACCGCCTGGCGGCGCTGGCATCCGGATCCCTCACCACGGTGGCCGCGGCGCCGCACGTGCCGTTCGCCGTGGACGCGGACTCGGCCGATCTGGTCCTGCTCGTCGACGGTGCGACCGTCAGCATCGGCGCGCCCGGGGACGTGCAGCGGTCCGTGGACCAGTCGAGGCGGCTGTTCCCGCTCACCGCCGGTGACGCGCTGGGCGATGTCGACTTCACCCCGGCGTTCGACCTCGGCGCCCTCGCGACCGCGGCGCAACTGCAGGGCCTCGGGCAGACCCTGCTCGAGGTCACCACCGACTACGCCAAGCAGCGCAAGCAGTTCGGCAAGGTGATCGGACAGTTCCAGGCCATCAAGCATCACCTCGCGGAAGTGGCCGTCGGACTGGAGATGTCGCGACCGCTGCTGCACGGTGCGGCGCTGGCCGTGCGGGACGGGTCCGCCGACGCGTCGCGGGACGTGTCGGCCGCGAAGGTGGCGTGCGGGGATGCCGCGTACCGGGCGGCGCGGGTGGCGCTCCAGGTGCACGGCGCCATCGGATACACGCAGGAGCACGATCTGTCGCTGTGGCTGACGAAGGTCCGGGCGCTCGTGACCGCTTGGGGCACACCGGCCTTCCACCGCGGGCGCGTCGTCGATTCACTGGTGGAGGCGTCGTGA
- a CDS encoding acyl-CoA dehydrogenase family protein, translating to MSFDNEERAALRESVRDLLGKHSDSAAVRRAITTGHGYDEALWSRLCEQIGVAALAVPEKYDGVGASLLEVHVVQEELGRTLTPSPMLGSAVLAAQALVLSGDDDACARLLPGIAAGSVAALCWAGPDGWSGFGVTASGETLSGTASYVLGGDVADVLLVLTSESMFEVDPAADGVTRRRVPAMDPTRSLSEVTFDGVAARRLVSPTDLVEQLRTIALVALSAEQVGAATAALEQTVEYAKSRKQFGRAIGSFQALKHRMADMYALVETARSMSYAAALSGTHDDAVVAKVYCSEALQQVAAEAIQLHGGIAITWEHDAQLYFKRAHGSAQLFGQPRDFLPYLATAAGL from the coding sequence GTGAGTTTCGATAACGAGGAACGGGCCGCGCTGCGGGAGTCGGTGCGGGACCTGCTCGGCAAGCATTCCGACTCCGCCGCCGTCCGCCGGGCGATCACCACCGGGCACGGCTACGACGAGGCCCTGTGGTCCAGATTGTGCGAGCAGATCGGCGTCGCCGCGCTCGCCGTCCCGGAGAAATACGACGGCGTCGGCGCGTCGCTGCTGGAAGTTCATGTGGTGCAAGAGGAGCTGGGCCGCACGCTGACGCCGTCGCCGATGCTCGGCAGCGCGGTATTGGCCGCGCAGGCGCTGGTGTTGTCGGGGGACGACGACGCGTGCGCCCGGCTGCTCCCCGGCATCGCGGCGGGCTCGGTGGCGGCACTGTGCTGGGCCGGTCCGGACGGGTGGAGCGGCTTCGGCGTGACGGCGTCGGGCGAGACGCTGTCGGGGACGGCGTCGTACGTGCTCGGCGGTGACGTCGCGGACGTGCTGCTGGTTCTCACGTCCGAAAGCATGTTCGAGGTCGATCCGGCGGCCGACGGCGTCACCCGGCGTCGGGTGCCGGCGATGGACCCGACGCGGTCGCTGTCGGAGGTGACGTTCGACGGTGTCGCGGCACGCCGCCTGGTCTCCCCCACCGACCTCGTCGAGCAGTTGCGCACGATCGCGCTCGTCGCGCTGTCGGCGGAGCAGGTCGGCGCGGCAACAGCGGCGCTGGAACAGACGGTCGAGTATGCGAAGTCGCGCAAGCAGTTCGGGCGCGCCATCGGCTCGTTCCAGGCGCTGAAGCACCGCATGGCCGACATGTACGCGCTCGTCGAGACGGCCCGGTCGATGTCGTATGCGGCGGCGCTGTCGGGAACGCACGACGACGCCGTCGTCGCGAAGGTGTACTGCTCGGAGGCGCTGCAACAGGTCGCGGCCGAGGCCATCCAACTGCACGGCGGCATCGCCATCACCTGGGAGCACGACGCGCAGTTGTATTTCAAACGCGCGCACGGGAGCGCACAACTCTTCGGGCAGCCGCGGGACTTCCTTCCCTACCTGGCGACCGCGGCGGGGCTGTAG